The following is a genomic window from Opitutus sp. GAS368.
TCTGGAAGGGCCAGGGCCCGATCAAGGGCTTCGGCTTCACCCTCCTCATCGGCGTCATCTCCACCCTGATCTCGGTGCTCATCACCGGTCACATGCTCATGGAGATGCTGACGGAGTCCGGCTGGCTGAAGAAGATGACGATGCGCCGCATGCTGGGCGACCTCAACGTCGACTTCGTCAAGCTCGGCAAGCCCTGCGCCTACGCCTCGGTGGCGCTCGTGATCATCAGCTTCGGCTATGTGCTTTTCCAGGGTGACAAGATCTACGGCATCGACTTCGCCGGCGGCGACCAGGTCACGGCCACCTTCACGACCAAGATCGACAGCGCGAAGATCCGCGAGATCGCCCAGAGCAGCGGGGCGGGCGAGGTCAACCCGACCTACGTCAGCGACCTGGGCAGCGGCAAGGAGCAGCTCAAGCTCGAGACCGCCTACGGCAAGTCCGGGACCCTCTTCACCGCGTTGCAGCAGGCCTACCCGGGCGCGGGCCTGGTCAAGGTCGGCACCAGTCAGATTGGCGCCACCATCGGCAAGGAGATCAAGTGGAACGCCGTGCTGGCCGTCGGCCTCTCCATGCTGGCCATCCTGGTCTACATCGCGTTCCGCTTCGAGTTCGGCTTCGGCGTCGGCGCCATGGCGGCCACGCTGCACGACATCCTGATGAACATCGGCATCTTCGTGATGTTCGGCCACCAGTTCTCCGCGCCCATGGTCGCGGCCATCCTCTGCGTCGCCGGCTATTCCATCAACGAGACCGTCGTCGTCTTCGACCGCATCCGGGAGGAGCTCAAGCTCGACCCCGCCGGCAAGCTGCGCGACGTCATCAACAACGCCATCCGGAAGGTCTTTGCCCGCACGATCATGACGGCGACGACCACCTTCCTCGCAGCGCTGGCCCTCTTCATCTTCGGCGGCGGCCAGCTGCACGACATCGCCTTCACCTTCCTCGTCGGCATCGTCACCTCGACCTTCTCGGCCATCTTCATCGCCGCCCAGATCTTCTACCTCTGGCACAAGGGCGACCGGAAGCACGTCGAGGCCCACCAGGACATCGCGCCCAAATACGAGTGGGCCGGCTCCTCCCGCGCCTCGGAATAAGGTGGAACGCGTTGCCCCCGACGCGTTCAGCCGGCTGAGGTCAGCCGGCTCCACCTAAAAGACAAACTTCCATGCGCTGGAATTACACGCCGGTCCATGCGGAGAGCGTGGCTGACCTCGCGCACGCCGCGGGCACGACGCCCGTGGTCGCGGAGCTCCTGCTGCGCGCCGGCCAGGCGGAGCCCGCCGCCGCCGCGCGTTTCCTGCAGCCGGCGCTGGCGACCCTGGGCGATCCCTTCCAGCTGGTGAACCTCGAGGCCGCGGTGGACCGCCTGCTGCGCGCCCTGCGCGGCAGGGAGCGCGTCATCGTGCTCGGCGACTACGATGTGGACGGCGTGTGCAGCACCACGATCCTGGTCAGCCTGCTGCGCCGGCTCGGCCTCGAGCCCACCTACGTCGTGCCGCGCCGGCTGGAGGAGGGCTACGGTCTCTCCCGCATCTCGATCGAGCGCGCGCTGGAGCGGGGCAAGCCCGACCTGTTCATCGCGCTGGATTGCGGCACCAACTCGCACGAGGAGGTCGCCCACCTGCGCGCCCGGGGCATCGACGTCATCATCGTCGACCATCACCGCTCGACCGAGCCCGCCGCCACCGGGGCGCTGCTGGTCAACCCGCACGTCAACCCCACCGCCGGCGACGATGGCTGGCGCTACCTCTGCACCGTCGGCCTGGTGTTCAAGCTGGCGCACGGCCTCCTGAAGAAGCTCCGGGCCGAGAACCACCCCGTGGCGCTGACCATCGTGCTCAAGGACTACCTCGACCTCGTGGCGATGGGCACGATCGCCGATCTCGTGACGCTGCAGGGCGAGAACCGCGTCTTTGCCCGCCACGGCCTGCGCGTGCTCGCCGAGACCCGCCGCCCCGGGCTGCTGGCCCTCATGCAGGTCTCCGGCCTCAAGCGCGAGCAGGGCCTCGTGCCGAGCGACATTTCCTTCCGCCTCGGGCCGCGCATCAACGCCAGCGGCCGGCTCGCCGACGCGGCGCTGTCCGTCGACCTGTTGCTCAGCGAGGACCGGGTTTTCTCCGACAACACCGCCCGCCGGCTCGACGACCTCAACCGCGAGCGGCAGGACATCGAGCGCGAGATCACCGAGCGCGCCGAGCGTTATGTCGAGGAACATTTCTCCGCCGCAAACGGACTCGTGCTGTTCGACGAGGCGTGGCACCCCGGCGTGGTCGGCATCGTGGCCGGCCGCATCTCGCGGAAATACAACCGGCCGACCATCGTGCTCGGCAACGAGGGCGAGCTGGCCAAGGGTTCCGGGCGCGGGCTCAACGGTTTCAACCTGGTCGAGATCCTCGGGGCCTGCTCGGCCTGCCTCGAGAGCTGGGGCGGTCACCCGATGGCCGTCGGTGTCTCCCTGAAGAAGCCCCGCCTGGACGAATTTCGCGCGATGTTTGACGAGGTCATCCGGAAAGGCCGGGACGGCGACGCCATCGAGCCCGGTCTGGAACTTTCCGGCTGGATCGACGCGACGGAGCTGAACGAACAGCTGATGGGCGAGCTGGAGCAGATGCAGCCCTTCGGCATGGGCAACCCCGAACCGGTTTTCGGCGTGCGCGGCGTGCGGCTGCGCAACCGGCCGGATGTCTTCAAGGAGCAGCATTTCCGCTTCGCCGGCGAGGACGCGGCCGGCCGCCGGGTCAGCGGCGTGGCGTGGAAACTGGCCGACCGCCTGCCGCCGGTGGGGGTGCCGCTGGAGATGGCCGTGCAGCTGAACTGGAATCACTACAATGGCCGCAAGATCCTGCAGATGGAACTGCTGGACTGGCGGCTGGCCGGAGGGTGACAACCCATCCACAGCGAGGTCGCTGTGGCTCCAGAAACTGGAGCGCGGGCGACCCCGCCCGCGGTTTAGTGCGAACAAAATTCTGCTTGAAGTCGCTGCCGGAAGTTCACTTATTCGCCCTTCCTTTGTGCGGGCATAGCTCAACTGGATAGAGCGCCAGACTACGAATCTGGAGGTTTGGGGTTCGACTCCCTATGCCCGCACCACTTTCCAACCGCCGGATCCTAAACGGGTTCGGCGGTTTTGTTTTGGGTAGGGCGGAGCGGTCCGCTCCGCCGCGGCGCACCGGGCCGGTGCGCCCTACCGCAAGCACAGGACTACTAGCGGACAACCTGCCCGTTGCAGATGACCATGTCCACCGGGTTACCGCCGAGTTCGTAGGCCAGGGCGCGCTCGTCCTTGTGGCGGAGCAGGAGCAGGTCGGCGCGCTGGCCGGCGGCGATGTTGCCGCGGTCCGTGAAACCCAGCACCGCGGCGGCGTTGACGGTTGCGGCCACGATGGCCTCGGCGGGGGTCAGGCCGCAGAAGCGGACCGCCAGCGCGATGGCCAGCGGGATGGAGAGACTCGGTGAGGTGCCGGGATTGCAATTTGTGGCCAGCGCCAGCGCGCCGCCTTGATCAACAAACACGCGCGAACGCATGAAGCGCTGGTCGGTGTGCAGGCCGGTGCAGGGCAGGATGACGCCGCAGGTCGGCGACTGGGCGAGCGCGATCAGGTCTTTCTTCGTCGAGGCCTCGAGGTGGTCGACGCTGCGGGCATGGAGGCGGATGGCCTCGGGGATCATGCCGAGGGAATTGAACTGGTCGGCGTGGACGCGGATCGGGTGATGCTTGCGGGCCTTCTCGAAGAGTTTCACGCAGGCGTCGACCGACCACGCGCCTTCCTCGCAATAGGCGTCCACCGCGATGTCGGGAAATTCGCGCGACACCTCGGGCAGCATGTCCTTCACGACCATCCGGGCGTATTCATCGAGGTCGCCCTCGAAGGCGTGGCCGATAAGCGCGGTCGCGACGACGGTGCCCGGCCACTCGGCGGCGGCCCGGCGGATGGCGCGCAGCATCTTCATCTCGTTCTCGGTGTTCAGGCCATAGCCGCTCTTCACCTCCACGGTGGTCGTGCCCTCGCGCAGCATGGCCCCGAGCCGGTCGCGCAGGCTGGCGGCCAGCTGCTTCTGCGTCGCCTCGCGCACGGCCTTGACGGTGGCGTGGATGCCGCCGCCCTTCTTGAGAATCTCCAGGTAAGGCACGCCGCGGAGTTTCATCTCCCATTCGTCGAGCCGGTCGCCGGCCCAGCAGGCATGGGTGTGACAGTCCACGAAACCCGGCATCACTACGCGGCCGAGGGCGTCGATGATCTCGGCATCGGCCGGGGCCTCCACCTTGGCGCCGACCGCGGCGATCTTGCCATCGGCCACGAGCACCTCGCCGGCGGGAATGAGGCCCAGGTCGCCCAGTTCCTTGCCGCGACGCGGGCGGCTGCCGTTGCCGAGGGTCAGGATGCGGGCGTTGCGGATGAGAAGAGACATCAGAGAAAGGCAGGGTTAGCCGCAAAAAGGCGCAAGGGATTTGTCCGCTTCGGTCATGTGGTTAGCGCGCCTATAGGCGCCACAGAAAGGCAACGCTGCGAGATTGTTTTTTTGCGCCTCTTTGCGGCCATAAATCCTGCTTCAGGGTTTCCGTTGAGTGAACCCTGCGAGGAAGGTGAGAAATAGGTGGGCGGCGACGCGGGCGGTGCGTCCGTCGGGATCGTGGGCGGGGTTCAACTCCATGAGGTCGAAGCAACGCACGCGCGGGTCGGCGCCGCAAGCGCGCACCCAGGCCTCGGCCTCGCGGACGGCCCAGCCGGCGGGGTTCATGGCACTGACGCCCGGGGCGTGGGCGGCGTCGAGGACATCGAGGTCGAAACTGACAAACAGGTCCTTCGCCTTCGGCAAGGCGACCTTGGCGTTCTCGGGATGCGTGCGCCCGCCGTGGGCGCGGAACCACTCGAGGTGTTCGCGCGAATTCACCAGCGGCCGGAAGCCATGCAGGTGCAGGGCGCTGACTCCGCAGTCCTCGACCAGTCTGCGGAAGGGCATGCCGGAGCCAGCGGTTTCACGCACGTCGAGGTGGGCGTCGAAGTAGACGCCCACGAGCTTCGGGTGCTTGGCGGCGACAGCGCGGACAAACGGGAAGGTCAGATCGTGCCCGCCGCCGATGGCGATGGGCAGCAGCCCGCGCTCAAGCAGGGAAGCAGTCACCTCAGTGACCCGCTCGTGGGTTTTCTCGAGCGAACCCGTCGGCATGACGTCGCCGGCGTCGAAGACCAGCGGCAGCGGGCCCGTGGCGGAATCCGCCGCGCCGAAGTTCGCCAAGGCGGCGCGGAAAGCCTTGGGGCCGCCGGCGGCGCCGGTCCGGCCGTTGTTCATGCGGACGCCGGTGTCGTCGGGCAGGCCGAGCAGGGCGATGGCGCAGCCGTCGGATGAGTCGGTGCGGATGGTGGACGCAAAACGCCCCGCGGCGGTGTCACCGGGCCAGGGCGGGGCGGAGGTGTTGGGGATAATCACTGGGGCTTTTTAACCACGGATTTCACGGATTCACACGGATAAATTCTTTTCCCAGTCATTCTGAGCGCAGCGAGGAATCCAGCGACATGACCGCCAGAGTAAACGGTTCTGGATTCTTCACTGCGTTCAGAATGACAGGTTGGGATATCCATCCGTGTTAATCCGTGTAATCCGTGGTCAACTCTTTCGGGTTTTCCACCCGCGCATGGGCACGGGCACATTCAGCCGGTCGGCGCAGTCCTGCGCAAGTTCGTAGCCGGCGTCGGCGTGACGGAAGACACCCATCATCGGATCGTTGGTCAGCACGCGCTCGAGCCGCACCGCGGCCTCCGGTGTGCCGTCAGCGACGATGACCTGGCCGGCGTGCTGGCTGTAGCCGATGCCCACGCCGCCGCCGTGGTGAAAGCTGACCCACGAGGCGCCGCTGGCGATGTTGACCATGGCGTTCAGGATCGCCCAGTCGCTGATGGCGTCGGAGCCGTCCTTCATCGCCTCGGTCTCGCGGTTCGGACTGGCGACGGAGCCGCAGTCGAGGTGGTCGCGGCCGATGACGATCGGCGCCTTCACGCGGCCGTCGGCCACCATGCGGTTGAAAAGCAGGCCCGCCTGATGGCGCTCGCCCAGGCCGAGCCAGCAGATGCGCGCCGGCAGGCCCTGGAAGGCCACGCGTTCGCCGGCCATCTTCAACCAGCGGTGCAGGCCCTCATCCTTGGGAAACAACTCCAGCAGAGCACGGTCGGTGGCGGCGATGTCCGCGGGATCGCCCGAGAGCGCCACCCAGCGGAACGGGCCGCGGCCGAGGCAGAACTGCGGCCGGATGTAGGCCGGCACGAAACCGGGGAAGTCGAACGCGCGCTTCACGCCCTGGTTGAAGGCGTGCTGGCGGAGATTGTTGCCGTAATCGAAGGTCTTCGCGCCGCGCTGCTTGAGCGCGAGCATGGCCTTCACGTGCCGGGCCATCGAGGCGAGCGAGAGCTTCTGGTATTTCTTCGGGTCCTTCTTGCGCAGCGCGGCGGCGGCCTTGAGCTCGTAACCGGCCGGCACGTAGCCGACGAGCGGGTCGTGGGCACTCGTCTGGTCGGTGAGCGAGTCGACGTAGATCTTACGGACGAGCAGGCGCTCGAGCAGGTCGATGGCGTTGGCCACGACGCCGACGCTGAGGGCCTTCTTTTCGGCGGCATACTCAACGGCGCGGTCGATCGCGGCGTCGAGGTTGGGCGCGATCTCATCGAGGTAGCGGTCGTGGACGCGCTTTTGCAGGCGGGACCGGTCGACGTCGGCGATGAGGCAGGTGCCGCCGGCCATGGTGATGGCGAGCGGCTGGGCGCCGCCCATGCCGCCGCAGCCGGCGGTGACGCACAGCCGGCCGGCCAGCGTGCCGCCGAAATGCTGGCGGCCGGCCTCCGCGAAGGTCTCGTAGGTGCCCTGCAAAATGCCCTGTGTGCCGATGTAGATCCACGAGCCGGCCGTCATCTGGCCGAACATCATCAGGCCGCGTTTTTCCAGGTCGTCGAAGTTCTCCTGCGTGGCCCAGTGCGGCACGATATTGCTGTTGGCCAGCAGCACACGTGGGGCGTCGGGGTGCGTGCGGACGATGCCGACCGGCTTGCCCGACTGGACGAGCAGCGTTTCGTCGGGCGCCAGTTGCTGCAGCGAGGCGATGATGGCGTGGAAGGCCGGCCAGTTGCGGGCGGCCTTGCCGCGGCCGCCGTAGACCACGAGATCGGCGGGACGCTCGGCGACCTCGGGGTCGAGGTTGTTCATCAGCATCCGCATGGCGGCCTCGGCGGCCCAGGAACTGCAAGTGCGTTGATTGCCGCGCGGGGCGCGGACCACAGGAATTGTGGACTTCGGATTGCGGATTGTGGATTTGGCCATGCGCAGAATTTACCCGATGCCAGTCATCCTGAGCGCAGCGAAGGATCCAGCGTGATGTGCGAGACGGTCATGATGTTGGATTCTTCGCTGCGCTCAGAATGACAAAGTCGAGGATCAGAAAAGTTTCCCCGCCGCGCGTTGCACGGCGGCGGCGATCTGTTCGCCGCGGACGAGGGCCAGCGCGGTCTGGACATCGTTGTGAAAGAGCCGGTCGGCCTGGGCGAAGGGGATGTAGCGGCGCACCTCGGCGAAGGCGGCCTCGACGCCCGGGCCGGACCGGAGCGGGCGCAGGAACTCGAGGCCCTGCGCCGAGCACATGAACTCGATGGCGAGCACGGTCTCGGTGTTCTTGACGACCTCAAGCAGCTTGGTGGCGCTGATCGAGCCCATCGAGACGTGGTCCTCCTGACCGAGCGAGGAGGGGATGGAGTCGACCGAGGCGGGGTGGGCGAAGACCTTGTTCTCCGAAACGAGCGCGGCGGCGGTGTATTGCGGGATCATGAAGCCGGAGTTGAGGCCGGTGTCCTTCATGAGCAGGCGCGGCACCTTGAGGTCGCCGATGGTGTCGCCGTGGAGCAGCATGTAGATGCGCCGCTCGGCGATGGAGGCGATCTCGGCGGTGGCGATGGCGAGGTAGTCGAGGATGAAGGCCAGCGGCTCGCCGTGGAAGTTGCCGCCGCTGACGACGTCGCCGTTCTCGAACACGAGCGGGTTGTCCGTGGCGGAATTGATCTCGGTCTCGACGACGGCGCGGGCGTGTTCGATCGCGAGGCGGACGGCGCCGTGGACCTGCGGCACACAGCGGAGCGAGTAGGGATCCTGGACCTTCGCGCAGTCGGCGTGGGAGGGGAGGATCTTCGAGCCCTTGAGCAGCTGGCGGAGGTTCTTCGCCACGTCGATCTGGCCTTGGTGCGGCCGCGCGGCGTGGATGCGGGCGTCATAGGGGGCGGCGCTGCCGCGGGCGGCCTCGAGGGTCATCGCCGCGGCGATGTCGGCGGTGCGGGCGATGTTCTGGATGCGCAGCAGGCAGTGGACGGCGTAGGCCGACATGAACTGTGTGCCGTTGATGAGGCCGAGGCCTTCCTTGGACTGGAGCCGGAGCGGTTTCAGGCCGAGCAGCTTGAGGACCTTGGTCGCGGGCAAGCGCTTGCCCCGGTAATCCATCTCGCCGAGGCCGAGCAGAGGCAGGACCATGTGGGCCAGCGGCGCGAGGTCGCCCGAGGCGCCGAGCGAGCCCTTGGTGTAGACGATGGGCAGGGCGTCGGCGTTGTAGAAGCGGATGAGATAATCAACGACACGTTCCGTGACCCCCGAGAGGCCGACGGCGAGGCCGTTGACCTTGAGGAGCAGCATCAGGCGCACGATCTCGGCCGGCACCTCGTCGCCGACGCCAACGGCGTGGCTGAGGATCAGGTTTTCCTGGAGCTGCTCGATGTCGGCCGCGGGCACGCGCTGGTGGGCGAGAATGCCGAAACCGGTGTTGATGCCGTAGTGCGGCGCCGGGTCGTGCCGGAGCTGGTCCACCCGCCGGCGCGAGGCGCGGATGCGGGTGCGGGCGGCGGGCGTGAGGGTCAGGCGCTGGTCGCCGGCGAGGGCGGTGCGGAGGCGCCCTAACGTGAGGTTGCGGCCAGAAAGGGGAAGGGTTCCGGGCATGGGTAGGCTGCGGACCAGCAAAGCAGCCGGGCGAGATTTGAAAACTGTATTCCGGCAGTTTAGGCCGGACGGGGTAGGGCGAGTCGTCTCGACGAGCCGCGCGCACGGCTCATCCGGCGGATTCGCCCTACAAAGAAAAAGCCCGCCGGTGCGGCGGGCTGGATGCCGGGCGTAAAGCCCGACCTACAAAAATTGCCGGCGGAGGCTCAGATCGCCTTCGGCAGCGCGACGCCGTCAAATTCGACCGCGTGCGGATGGTTGCGCTTGTCCTTGTGCAGGCCGTGACGCTTGCGCAGACCCTGGTCGAGCTTGTCGACGAGCAGGTCGATGGCCTTGTAGCACTCGTCGGCCTCGACGGTCGCGTTGATGTCGGGGCCGTGGATGACAACGTGCCCCTTGGCGATGAATTTGTGCGCGTGATCATGCTTCGCGTCGCACTCCAGCTCGACCTTCAGCCGCACAATGTGTCCCTCGTGCCGGAACAATCGCTCCATCTTCTCCCGGACGTGGGCTTTGAGGCCGGCGGTGAGTTCGAGATGGATGCCCGAGACGATGATTTCGTGCGGATTGTTGGCTTTGTTCATGGTTCTCCTTATGGGTTAACGATACAAAATGCGCTGCGAATGATCTGCCTTCCGATGTTTTCCTTTTGTCGTCGCTGCCGTCCATGGGACCGGCGCGTGCCTGACTGGGAACAACCGCTTCATTCGACAGCCCAAATCACTACGCGGGTTGCCCGGGTTTGCAATGCTTCTTGCCATAAATGACGGTAATAAATCTTTGAACGGAACAGCATGACCCGTGCCTACGACGAATTTCCTCCGGCCACGCCGCCCTTGGTCGACCCGGGGGCCCTGCCCGGGTGGGTGCTGCTGGACGACGAGCGGCTGCTGGTGATCGACAAGCCCGGCTGGCTCGTGGTGCATCCATCGAAGAACGGCCCGTGGTCGAGCCTGGCCGGGGCGGTGCGCGAGGCGTTCAAGCCCGATGCCATCCGCTTCATCTACCGGCTGGATCGGGAGACTTCCGGGGTGATCATCCTGGCGAAGACGGAGGCCATGGGCGGGCGGCTGGGGAAGGCCGTCCTGCAGCGGAAAATCGGCAAACTTTACGTGACGCTGCTCGAGGGCGAACTCGCCGGGCCGGTCACCGTCAACCAGCCGCTCGGGCCGGACCCGACGGCCAGCGTCACGGTGAAATCGCGGGTCGTCCCGGCCGGTTCGCCGGGCGCGCAGGAAGCCGAGACCGTATTCCATCCGCTGGTCGCGCGCGGCGGTTTCACGCTGGCCGGCGTGGAATTGCTCACGGGCCGCAAGCACCAGATCCGGGCGCATGCGGAGTGGCTGCAGCACCGGGTCGTGGGGGACAAGCTCTACGGGCCCGATCCCGGTCTCTACCTGGAGTTTGCGACGCAGGGCTGGACCGAGCGCCACTCGGCACTGCTGCCGCTCACGCGCCAGGCGCTGCATTGCGCGGCCATCGACCTGCGGCCGACGGGGCTGGATTACCTGCTGCGGGCGCCGTGGCCGGAGGACCTGGCGAAATTCGGCGAGCGCCGGATGCACCTGCCGGCCGACGAGGCGCAGCGCCTGATCGACGCGTTCGTGGCGGAGAAGATGCCGGTCGCAAGGTAGGGCGCGGACTCCGTTCCGCGCCTCGGCGGTGAGCGGAGTCACCGCCCTACCTTAGGAACTCTTCAATCGCCGCCCGCAGCACCGCCGCCTGCGTCGTGATGCGCTGCTCAAGCGGTTGGGCCGAGGCGGTCTCGATGGTGTAGTCGAGCGTGCTGTGCTTGTAGGCGAGGTAAAGGGCCTCGGGCCACGTGTCGCGCAGCAGCGGGTCGCTCACCGGCCGGAGGATGCCCGGCTCGGCGATTTCGCGGCCGTCGATCACCGCGGCGGCTTCGATGGGACTGTGCGCCCGCGCGGCGGCGAGCATGGCGGGCGCAAGCGTCGGGTGCTGGCCGAGGTTCAGCTCGTAAAGATAAAAACCCTGCGCCTCCCAATCCTCGTGGGCACAGATGACGAGGTCAAAGCGCGGCTGGCGCTGCAGCCAGGTCACGTGGGCCTGGACCTCGGTGGCGCGCAGCGACTTGTAGTCGCGGTTGAGGTCGACGCCGGCGAAGTTTTCGCGCGTGCGCCGGGTGAAGCCGGTGGGATTGAGCAACGGGCAGAGGAACCACGTGCAGCGCGTGTCGAAGAAACCCGCTTCCAGCAAACGCAGCAGGGCCCAAGGTGGTGCGGGCTCGTCGCCATGCATGCCGGTGGAGAGATAGACCCGCGGGTGGCGGCCCGGCGTTCGCTTGGTGTAGGCGAGAAGCGGGTAACCGTTGATCTCCCCATACTGGTGCGCCGCGAAGCCGGTGGTCTTGGCCGCGGCGGCAAAACGCGGACTGAATTCGGCCGGGTCGAGCGGCAGGGCGGGAGGACTCATGGGAATTTTTCGCAGATTGCGCGGATGTTGGCGGATAACAAGTCCAGCCCAGGTTATTTATTGCCACAAAGAGGCACAAAAATTGATTGGTCCTGCCTGCCTGGATTTTCCGTGCGCCTATAGGCGCCTTGGGCGATGCATCTGCCGTCGATTTTTGGGCCTTTTCGTGGCTAAACCTGCCTTGGATTCCCTTCCGGGTCAGGCTTTGACAGGGTCCACGGCTTTCTTCTAGCTGCCGTTTCTCTCATGTCCAATGTTCGTGTCCGTTTCGCGCCCAGTCCCACGGGCTTCTTCCACATCGGCAGCGCCCGCACGGCGCTGTTCAACTGGCTCTACGCCCGGCATACCGGGGGCACGTTCATCCTGCGGATCGAGGACACGGACCAGGCCCGCAACAGCGAACAGTTTCTCAAGCTCATCTACGACAGCCTGACCTGGCTGGGCCTGGACTGGGACGAGGGCCCGAACGCGAACGGCGTCGGCGAACGCGGCAACTATGGCCCGTATCGCCAGAGCCAACGCGGCGAAATCTACCAACGCTACAAGCAGAAGCTGCTCGATTCCGGCCGGGCCTACGAGAAGGACGGCGCCATCTGGTTCAAGCTGCTGGGCGAGCGCTACAAGGTCTTCGACGACCACCGCAAGAAAGAGGTCGAGAAGGTCAAGTCCGCGCCGGTCGTCATCGACGACCAGATCCGGGGCAAGGTCGAGCGCCAGGAGGACGAGGATTTCGTCATCTTCCGCTCGGACGGCAACCCCGTGTTTCACTTCGTGAACGTCGTCGACGACATCGAGATGAAGGTCTCGCACATCATCCGCGGCGAGGACCACCTGTCCAACACGAGCAAGCACGTGCGGCTCTACGAGGGCTTCGGCGTCACGGCGCCGGTGTTCGCCCACATCCCGCTCATCCTGAAGTCGCCCGAGATGGGGCAGGGGAAAATGAGCAAGCGCGACAAGGGCGCCCTGATCGAGGAATACCAGCAGCGTCATTTCCTGCCCGAGGCGCTGGTGAACTACCTGTCGCTGCTCGGCTGGAACCCGGGCGACGACCGCGAGAAAATGCCGGTTGCGGAGATCGTGAAACTCTTCGACCTGCCGGCCGTGAATCAGTCCAACGCCAAGTTCGACGGCAGGAAGCTCGCGAACATGAACATGACCTACCTGCTGGAGCAACCGGCGGACCGGTTCGTGGCTCTCGCGAAAAACTTTTTCGCCCAGCAGCCCAACGGAGCGGCGGTGATGGCCAACGAGGCCTATTTCCGGGAGAT
Proteins encoded in this region:
- a CDS encoding glutamate--tRNA ligase family protein, with translation MSNVRVRFAPSPTGFFHIGSARTALFNWLYARHTGGTFILRIEDTDQARNSEQFLKLIYDSLTWLGLDWDEGPNANGVGERGNYGPYRQSQRGEIYQRYKQKLLDSGRAYEKDGAIWFKLLGERYKVFDDHRKKEVEKVKSAPVVIDDQIRGKVERQEDEDFVIFRSDGNPVFHFVNVVDDIEMKVSHIIRGEDHLSNTSKHVRLYEGFGVTAPVFAHIPLILKSPEMGQGKMSKRDKGALIEEYQQRHFLPEALVNYLSLLGWNPGDDREKMPVAEIVKLFDLPAVNQSNAKFDGRKLANMNMTYLLEQPADRFVALAKNFFAQQPNGAAVMANEAYFREIMLLAQPKIKSIDELGAYTGYFFTEDFPIDAKVKEKVMAKGDPKARLAELIAALPAMDFSTDATVEAGIKSLAEGKGLGFGDYQAGARLAVSGTNAGPSITAMFRVLGKERVTARLQRFLASV
- a CDS encoding M14 family metallocarboxypeptidase — its product is MSPPALPLDPAEFSPRFAAAAKTTGFAAHQYGEINGYPLLAYTKRTPGRHPRVYLSTGMHGDEPAPPWALLRLLEAGFFDTRCTWFLCPLLNPTGFTRRTRENFAGVDLNRDYKSLRATEVQAHVTWLQRQPRFDLVICAHEDWEAQGFYLYELNLGQHPTLAPAMLAAARAHSPIEAAAVIDGREIAEPGILRPVSDPLLRDTWPEALYLAYKHSTLDYTIETASAQPLEQRITTQAAVLRAAIEEFLR